GTCGCTCGGCCATATCGACAAGCTGATCCCGTATCGAACCGCCTCGACGCTCGAACTCGACGAAGCGACGCGCCGCAGTCTTGAGATTACCCGGAGCATGCGCGAAGGAAAGCGGGAAGGGACATTGCTCTCGGTGCTCGACCGCGCCGTCACGGCGATGGGCTCGCGTCAGTTGGGGGAGTGGACGAACAATCCTTTGGTCGACTTGAATGCGATCCAAGCGAGGCTCGATGCCGTCGGCGAACTCGTCGCTCACGAAGCCCTCACGACCGACCTCCGCGAGTTGCTCAAGCAAGTTTACGATGTGCAGCGCTTGCTCGCGCGCGTCAGCACCAATCGGGCCACGCCTCGCGATCTCTGTTTTCTCGGCCGGACGCTCCGAATTCTGCCGACGATCAAAGCGAAGCTGACGGCCCGATCGTCGGCGTTGCTCAACGCGATGGAAGGGGCGCTCGATCTCTGCGCCGAGCTTCGCGCGCTATTGGAAGGGGCCCTGGAAGACGATTGCCCGCTGGTTGCGAAAGAGGGGGGCTTCATCCGCGCCGGCTTTCATGCTCCCTTGGATGAATTCCGCGAGCTCGCCGGAGGCGGCAAGCAATGGATCGCGCGCTATCAAGCCGACGAAGCGGCCCGCGCGGAGATTCCGAGCCTGAAGGTCGGTTTTAATAGCGTGTTCGGATACTTCATCGAGGTGACGAACACGCATCGCGAAAAAGTTCCGGCCAATTACATCCGTAAGCAAACGGTGAAGAACGCCGAGCGTTACATCACGCCGGAGCTGAAAGAGTATGAAGAGAAGGTGCTCACGGCCGAGCAGCAGTCGCAAGACTTGGAATACGAGCTGTTCCTAAAACTACGCGATGCCGCGGCCGGTGCCTCGCGCCGGCTCATGGCGACGGCCGGAGTGCTCGCCGAAATCGACGCCCTCTGTTCGCTTGCCCAAACGGCACGCGAGCGAGGCTATTGCCGGCCGAAGATCACGGAAGAACCTCGGTTGCGCATCGTCGCGGGGCGTCATCCCGTCTTGGATGCGTCGCTGCCGCAAGGCAAGTTCGTGCCGAACGACGTCGTGATGGGAGGAGCCGATGGGCTGATGATGCTCATCACCGGGCCGAACATGGCGGGCAAGAGCACGTATATCCGGCAGGCCGCGCTACTAACGCTGATGGCGCAGATCGGCAGCTTCGTGCCGGCGCGCGAGGCCGAGATCGGGATCGTCGACCGGATCTTCGCGCGTGTCGGAGCGAGCGACGAGCTTTCGCGCGGCCAAAGTACGTTCATGGTCGAGATGACCGAGACGGCCAGAATACTGAACGGTGCCACCGCGCGCAGCTTAGTCATTCTCGATGAGATCGGCCGCGGCACCAGCACCTACGACGGCGTCTCGCTTGCTTGGGCCGTCGTGGAATATTTGCACGACAACATCGGTTGCCGCACGCTGTTCGCCACGCATTATCACGAGCTGACCGACCTGCGCGAGTCGTTGGCCGATGTGCGCAATCTGAATGTCGCCGTGCGTGAATGGCAGGACGAAGTCGTGTTCCTGCATAAGATCATCGAAGGGGCGGCCGATAAGAGCTACGGGATTCATGTTGCCCGACTGGCCGGAGTTCCTAGGCAAGTCCTCGATCGGGCCAAGCAAATCTTATCGCATCTAGAACAGGAGCATGTGGACGAAGAAGGGAAGTCGAAACTCTCGAAGCGCAACCGAGCGAAAGTTCGTAAGGGAGATCTCCAACTCACGCTTTTCGCCGCCGCCGATCATCCGTTGGTCGAGGAAATCCGCCGAGCCGACATCGACAACCTCTCGCCGATGGCCGCGTTGAACTTGCTGCGCGATTGGCAGAAATCTTTAGATAGTTCACGCTGAGCATCCCATGCCGTCGCGACGTCTGATCGACTGGCTGCGGCGTTTGCGACAAGGCCTCTCGACGCATTCCATCGCCGGTCTGGATTCGCTGCGCGGCTTGGTGTTGCCGTCGATTTGCTCGTTTTGCGAAGTCGACCTCGAAGAAGAACCGGGTGCGAAGGTCGACGCGGATCGCAGGCTTTGCGCCGGCTGTCGCACGACGCTGGCGCAAGAGCGAGCGCATCGCTGCGTGAAGTGCGCCGCTGCCGTCGCACCGACTTTTCAAGGTGCCGATTGTCCTTGGTGTCGCCATCGCGACTTGCGCTTCGATCGCGCTTTCACCCTCGGCACTTATCGCGATGAGCTGCGCGACGCCGTCCTCCGGCTCAAGCATGCGAATCAGGAATCGCTTTCCACGGCGCTCGCGGATATCTCTTGGGAACGGAACGCCGAAGCGGTGCGTGCGGCCGGGGCCGATCTCGTCGTGCCGGTGCCGATGCATTGGCTACGGCGTGCCATGCAGGGGCACAACGGGCCCGACCTCGCGGCTTCGTTTTGGGCCGCACGTCTCCAAGTCGACGACTATCCGCGG
The sequence above is drawn from the Planctomycetia bacterium genome and encodes:
- the mutS gene encoding DNA mismatch repair protein MutS; amino-acid sequence: MSTSPMMQQYFDAKAACPGAVLFFRMGDFYELFHDDAKLVARVLGLALTSRDKGENPVPMAGFPHHQLDGYLRKMIAAGYRAAVCEQMEDPKQAKGIVKREVTRIVSPGTVTDDALLDPRESNFLVAIASGEPVGVAWIDLSTGRFYAADVPSGRLVDELARIGPVEILAAEEAELPPGYADGRVPVTRRPPWAFAHHSAQETLCKHFQTRSLEGFGFHDDDKAGIRAAGAILDYLAETQKTSLGHIDKLIPYRTASTLELDEATRRSLEITRSMREGKREGTLLSVLDRAVTAMGSRQLGEWTNNPLVDLNAIQARLDAVGELVAHEALTTDLRELLKQVYDVQRLLARVSTNRATPRDLCFLGRTLRILPTIKAKLTARSSALLNAMEGALDLCAELRALLEGALEDDCPLVAKEGGFIRAGFHAPLDEFRELAGGGKQWIARYQADEAARAEIPSLKVGFNSVFGYFIEVTNTHREKVPANYIRKQTVKNAERYITPELKEYEEKVLTAEQQSQDLEYELFLKLRDAAAGASRRLMATAGVLAEIDALCSLAQTARERGYCRPKITEEPRLRIVAGRHPVLDASLPQGKFVPNDVVMGGADGLMMLITGPNMAGKSTYIRQAALLTLMAQIGSFVPAREAEIGIVDRIFARVGASDELSRGQSTFMVEMTETARILNGATARSLVILDEIGRGTSTYDGVSLAWAVVEYLHDNIGCRTLFATHYHELTDLRESLADVRNLNVAVREWQDEVVFLHKIIEGAADKSYGIHVARLAGVPRQVLDRAKQILSHLEQEHVDEEGKSKLSKRNRAKVRKGDLQLTLFAAADHPLVEEIRRADIDNLSPMAALNLLRDWQKSLDSSR
- a CDS encoding ComF family protein, whose amino-acid sequence is MPSRRLIDWLRRLRQGLSTHSIAGLDSLRGLVLPSICSFCEVDLEEEPGAKVDADRRLCAGCRTTLAQERAHRCVKCAAAVAPTFQGADCPWCRHRDLRFDRAFTLGTYRDELRDAVLRLKHANQESLSTALADISWERNAEAVRAAGADLVVPVPMHWLRRAMQGHNGPDLAASFWAARLQVDDYPRLLVRNRRTRPQAGLSPNERLSNVRNAFGVRRGYRVDGARVLLVDDILTTGATCSEAARILKKAGAKNVAVVVVGRAQGEV